One Anolis carolinensis isolate JA03-04 chromosome 5, rAnoCar3.1.pri, whole genome shotgun sequence DNA segment encodes these proteins:
- the trim2 gene encoding tripartite motif-containing protein 2 produces the protein MASEGSNIPSPVVRQIDKQFLICSICLDRYKNPKVLPCLHTFCERCLQNYIPAHSLTLSCPVCRQTSILPEKGVSALQNNFFITNLMDVLQRTPENSIEESSILETVTAVAAGKPLSCPNHEGNLMEFYCQSCETAMCRECTEGEHAEHPTVPLKDVVEQHKGSLQAQLDAVNKRLPEIDTALHFISEIIHQLTNQKTNIVDEIHSTFDELQKTLNVRKSVLLMELEVNYGLKHKVLQNQLDTLLEGQENIKSCSNFTAQALNHGTETEVLLVKKQMSDKLNDLADRDFPLQPRENDQLDFIVETDGLKKSIHNLGTILTTNAVASETVATGEGLKQTVIGQPMSVTITTKDKDGELCKSGNAYLTAELSTPDGSVADGEILDNKNGTYEFLYTVQKEGDFTLSLRLYDQHIRGSPFKLKLIRSADVSPTTEGVKRRVKSPGSGHVKQKAVKRPASMYSTGKRKENPIEDDLIFRVGTKGRNKGEFTNLQGVAASTNGKILIADSNNQCVQVFSTDGQFKSRFGIRGRSPGQLQRPTGVAVHPCGDIIIADYDNKWVSIFSSDGKFKTKIGSGKLMGPKGVSVDRNGHIIVVDNKACCVFIFQPNGKIVTRFGSRGNGDKQFAGPHFAAVNHNNEIIITDFHNHSVKVFNQEGEFMLKFGSNGEGNGQFNAPTGVAVDSNGNIIVADWGNSRIQVFDGSGSFLSYINTSADPLYGPQGLALTSDGHVVVADSGNHCFKVYRYLQ, from the exons ATGGCCAGTGAAGGCTCCAACATCCCAAGTCCTGTGGTGCGTCAGATTGACAAACAGTTTCTGATCTGCAGCATATGCCTGGACCGCTACAAGAACCCCAAAGTACTCCCCTGTCTGCACACTTTCTGTGAGAG GTGCCTACAGAATTACATTCCAGCCCACAGCTTAACCCTTTCTTGCCCAGTGTGCCGCCAGACATCCATTCTACCAGAGAAAGGGGTTTCTGCACTTCAGAACAATTTCTTCATTACCAACCTGATGGATGTCCTGCAGCGAACTCCAGAAAATAGCATTGAGGAGTCTTCCATCTTGGAGACTGTCACAGCTGTTGCTGCAGGGAAACCACTTTCCTGCCCCAATCATGAAGGAAAT TTGATGGAATTTTACTGTCAGTCTTGTGAGACAGCCATGTGCCGGGAATGTACAGAAGGAGAGCATGCGGAGCATCCCACAGTGCCTCTCAAGGATGTTGTTGAACAACACAAGGGTTCTCTTCAAGCACAATTAGATGCTGTCAATAAAAG ACTTCCAGAGATAGATACTGCACTTCATTTCATATCTGAAATTATACATCAGCTGACCAACCAAAAGACCAACATCGTTGATGAAATTCATTCCACTTTTGATGAACTCCAGAAAACTTTAAATGTTCGCAAGAGTGTACTACTTATGGAACTGGAAGTCAATTATGGCCTTAAACATAAA GTTTTGCAGAATCAACTTGATACCCTCTTGGAAGGACAGGAAAACATTAAGAGTTGTAGCAACTTTACAGCCCAAGCACTCAATCATGGAACAGAAACAGAAGTCTTGCTTGTCAAGAAGCAAATGAGCGACAAGCTGAACGATCTGGCTGACAGAGATTTCCCACTGCAGCCCCGCGAAAATGATCAGCTGGACTTCATAGTGGAAACAGATGGGCTGAAGAAGTCCATTCATAACCTTGGCACTATTTTAACCACAAATGCTGTTGCTTCTGAAACAGTGGCCACAGGCGAAGGGCTGAAGCAGACGGTGATAGGACAGCCTATGTCAGTCACCATCACTACTAAGGACAAGGATGGTGAGCTCTGCAAATCTGGGAACGCTTACCTGACTGCTGAGCTGAGTACCCCTGATGGGAGTGTAGCCGATGGAGAAATacttgacaacaaaaatggcactTACGAATTTCTGTATACTGTCCAGAAAGAAGGGGATTTTACTCTTTCACTGAGACTCTATGATCAGCATATTAGGGGCAGCCCATTCAAACTCAAGTTAATCAGATCAGCGGATGTGTCCCCGACCACTGAAGGAGTTAAAAGGCGTGTGAAGTCTCCTGGTAGTGGCCATGTAAAGCAGAAGGCGGTAAAAAGACCGGCTAGTATGTACAGCACTGGCAAAAGGAAAGAGAACCCCATTGAAGATGATTTGATCTTCAGAGTAG GTACCAAAGGGAGAAACAAAGGAGAGTTTACAAATCTTCAGGGAGTAGCTGCATCTACAAATGGAAAAATATTAATAGCAGATAGCAATAATCAGTGTGTACAG GTGTTTTCCACTGATGGCCAGTTCAAGAGCCGTTTTGGTATTCGGGGAAGGTCTCCCGGTCAGTTGCAGCGGCCTACAGGAGTGGCTGTGCATCCTTGTGGGGACATCATTATTGCCGACTATGATAATAAATGGGTTAGCATATTCTCCTCTGATGGAAAATTTAAG ACAAAAATTGGGTCCGGAAAACTTATGGGACCAAAAGGTGTTTCTGTGGATCGAAATGGGCACATCATTGTTGTGGACAACAAAGCATGTTGTGTGTTCATCTTCCAGCCTAATGGAAAAATAGTAACCAGGTTTGGAAGCCGAGGCAACGGAGACAAACAGTTTGCAG GTCCCCATTTTGCAGCTGTCAACCACaataatgaaattattattactgattTCCACAATCATTCTGTCAAG GTGTTTAACCAGGAAGGTGAATTCATGTTGAAGTTTGGATCTAATGGAGAAGGAAATGGGCAGTTCAATGCTCCAACAGGAGTAGCTGTGGATTCTAATGGAAATATTATTGTAGCAGACTGGGGAAACAGCAGAATACAG